From the genome of Lotus japonicus ecotype B-129 chromosome 6, LjGifu_v1.2, one region includes:
- the LOC130726290 gene encoding tyrosine--tRNA ligase, chloroplastic/mitochondrial-like, whose amino-acid sequence MATNFASRTILSSHSTKLFILPLKPPSSHASFSIPFCFTRTTCTLQPLQQQQQQQQRQHGRSVIGILEQRGLLESITSDALRTASSNAIDAPLKVYCGFDPTAESLHLGNLLGIIVLSWFRRCGHNVVALIGGATARVGDPSGKSLERPELDVETLERNTAGIENTIRTILGRAQNLNLEELSVGDGNLCDSSVVVLNNYDWWKEFSLLDFLKRVGKYARVGSMMAKESVRKRLDSEQGMSYTEFTYQLLQGYDFLHLFQNEGVTVQIGGSDQWGNITAGTELVRKILQVESAVYGFTFPLLLKSDGTKFGKSEDGAIWLSPSLLSPYKFYQYFFSVPDADVVRFLKILTFLDIEEIVKLEEEMVKPGYVPNTAQRRLAEEVTRFVHGEDGLKEALRATEALRPGSETKLDWKTIEGIAEDVPSCSLAYDEVLNQSLVDLSVSSGLFDSKSSARRLLKQGGLYLNNSRVNSENKKIEAADIVDGKVLLLSAGKKNKVLVRIA is encoded by the coding sequence ATGGCCACCAATTTTGCTTCAAGGACCATCCTCTCGTCTCATTCGACCAAGCTCTTCATCCTTCCTTTGAAACCTCCTTCTTCCCAtgcttccttctctatccctttCTGTTTCACAAGAACCACCTGCACTCTACAGCCcctacaacaacaacagcagcaacaacaacgtCAACATGGTCGCAGTGTCATCGGAATCCTCGAACAAAGGGGGCTACTCGAGTCCATTACCAGCGATGCTCTCAGAACCGCTTCTTCAAACGCCATTGATGCACCCCTCAAGGTCTACTGCGGATTTGACCCCACTGCCGAGAGTTTGCACTTGGGTAACCTTCTGGGTATCATTGTTCTCTCCTGGTTCCGCCGTTGCGGCCATAATGTCGTCGCTTTGATTGGAGGTGCCACTGCACGCGTTGGCGACCCATCTGGGAAGAGCCTCGAAAGGCCCGAGCTGGATGTCGAAACGTTGGAGAGGAACACTGCTGGTATTGAAAACACCATCAGAACAATCTTGGGTCGTGCTCAAAATCTCAACTTGGAGGAGTTGAGTGTGGGTGATGGTAATTTGTGTGATTCTTCTGTTGTGGTTTTGAACAATTATGATTGGTGGAAGGAGTTTAGTTTGTTGGATTTTCTGAAACGGGTGGGGAAATATGCTAGGGTGGGTTCAATGATGGCTAAGGAGAGTGTGAGGAAGAGGTTGGATTCTGAACAAGGGATGAGTTATACAGAGTTCACCTACCAGTTGTTGCAGGGGTATGATTTCTTGCACTTGTTTCAGAATGAGGGTGTTACTGTTCAAATTGGGGGTAGTGATCAGTGGGGCAATATAACAGCTGGGACTGAGTTAGTTAGAAAGATATTGCAGGTTGAGAGTGCTGTTTATGGCTTCACATTTCCTCTTTTATTGAAAAGTGATGGTACAAAATTTGGTAAATCTGAGGATGGTGCTATTTGGTTATCTCCATCCTTGTTATCTCCATACAAATTTTACCAGTATTTTTTCTCTGTTCCGGATGCTGATGTGGTTAGGTTCCTGAAAATTCTTACTTTTTTGGATATTGAAGAGATTGTTAAGTTGGAGGAAGAGATGGTGAAACCTGGGTATGTGCCTAATACTGCTCAGCGGAGGCTTGCTGAAGAAGTTACCCGATTTGTTCATGGAGAAGATGGTTTAAAGGAGGCTCTTAGGGCAACTGAAGCATTGAGGCCAGGATCTGAGACAAAGTTGGACTGGAAAACCATTGAGGGGATTGCTGAGGATGTTCCCTCTTGTTCTTTAGCTTATGATGAGGTTTTGAATCAGTCACTGGTTGATCTTTCAGTTTCTTCTGGTTTATTTGACAGCAAATCTTCAGCCCGCCGGTTGTTAAAACAAGGAGGCCTTTACTTGAATAATAGCAGAGTAAACAGCGAAAATAAGAAGATTGAGGCAGCAGATATAGTGGATGGGAAAGTTCTCCTTTTATCTGCCGGAAAAAAGAATAAGGTGCTGGTGCGAATAGCATGA